The following are encoded in a window of Candidatus Anstonellales archaeon genomic DNA:
- a CDS encoding glycine C-acetyltransferase: protein MVKPTDFLKVEYEELVSKNLDWKLRVLQGPSTPHCIVDGKEVIMLCSNNYLNLSNHPKLKRAAIAAIRKYGVGSGSVRAIAGSMDLHFQLEERIARFKRCEAALCFQTGFAVNAGLIPQLVGEGDVIISDQLNHGSIIDGVRLSKAERAVYKHSDMEDLERLLKEKENARRKLIVTDGVFSMDGDIAKMDRIVELAEKYGAMTYVDDAHGDGVLGESGRGIVSHYKLEGRVDVEMGTFSKAFGVVGGYIAGSRDLINFAYNKSRTWLLSGSHPPAVVAASIAALDVLESEPRHLKRLWRNTRKFKKALKGLGFDIGESQTPITPVIVGESQKAKVMSEMLFEAGIFALPIVYPMVAPDRARIRTIMNAGLTAEDLEKAISAFEDVGRKLKII from the coding sequence TGGAAAGGAAGTAATTATGCTTTGTTCAAATAATTACCTCAATCTGAGCAATCATCCAAAACTGAAAAGAGCTGCTATTGCGGCAATAAGGAAATATGGAGTTGGCTCTGGCTCTGTTCGGGCTATTGCAGGAAGTATGGACCTTCACTTTCAGCTGGAAGAGAGGATAGCAAGATTCAAGCGATGCGAAGCTGCTTTGTGCTTCCAGACTGGATTTGCTGTTAATGCTGGACTTATTCCACAGCTTGTGGGGGAAGGGGACGTAATTATTAGTGACCAGCTAAACCATGGAAGCATAATTGATGGTGTCCGGCTATCAAAAGCTGAAAGAGCCGTATATAAGCACTCGGATATGGAAGACTTGGAGAGATTGCTTAAGGAAAAAGAAAATGCACGCAGAAAGCTAATAGTTACAGATGGTGTCTTTTCGATGGATGGAGATATCGCAAAGATGGATAGGATAGTAGAGCTCGCGGAAAAATATGGAGCTATGACCTATGTAGATGATGCTCATGGGGATGGAGTTCTCGGTGAGTCTGGGCGAGGGATAGTATCTCATTATAAACTGGAAGGGAGAGTGGATGTAGAGATGGGGACTTTCTCAAAGGCTTTTGGAGTAGTAGGGGGCTATATAGCCGGTAGCAGGGATTTGATAAACTTTGCTTATAACAAATCACGGACTTGGCTTCTCTCGGGTTCTCATCCACCAGCCGTAGTTGCAGCAAGTATTGCCGCACTCGATGTTTTGGAAAGTGAGCCGAGGCACTTAAAAAGGCTTTGGAGAAACACTAGGAAATTTAAAAAGGCGCTCAAAGGGCTTGGGTTTGATATCGGAGAAAGCCAAACCCCAATCACACCGGTGATCGTCGGAGAAAGCCAGAAGGCGAAGGTTATGTCTGAAATGTTGTTTGAAGCAGGAATTTTTGCGCTACCCATAGTATATCCGATGGTGGCACCGGATAGAGCAAGGATAAGGACAATAATGAATGCGGGTTTGACTGCAGAGGATTTGGAAAAAGCCATCTCTGCATTTGAAGATGTGGGGAGGAAATTGAAGATAATATGA